One Streptomyces sp. R28 DNA window includes the following coding sequences:
- a CDS encoding ABC transporter permease, producing MTAPIETTGSQAEAQPEAVLKGVESKQIEGRSLGQIAWTRFKKDKVAVAGGVIVILLILLAVFSRPIQALFGLDPNALHQDLIDPNTSLPKGDFGGMSWDHPLGVEPKFGRDIATRILEGSWVSLVVAFGATILSNTIGAVLGVVAGYYGGRVDTIISRLMDTFLAFPLLLFAIAISATLQGGAFGLEGLPLHISVLIFVIGFFNWPYLGRIVRGQTLALREREFVDASRGMGAKGPYILFRELLPNLVGPIIVYSTLLIPTNILFEASLSFLGVGIQPPQASWGGMINQAVDYYQVDPQFMIVPGLAIFVTVLAFNLLGDGLRDALDPRSR from the coding sequence GTGACGGCACCGATCGAGACCACCGGATCGCAGGCCGAGGCGCAGCCCGAGGCCGTGCTGAAGGGTGTCGAGTCCAAGCAGATCGAGGGCCGGTCTCTCGGGCAGATCGCCTGGACCCGTTTCAAGAAGGACAAGGTGGCGGTCGCCGGCGGGGTCATCGTGATCCTGCTGATCCTGCTGGCCGTGTTCTCCCGGCCCATCCAGGCGCTCTTCGGACTGGACCCCAACGCTCTGCACCAGGACCTGATCGACCCCAACACCTCGCTGCCCAAGGGCGACTTCGGCGGCATGAGCTGGGACCACCCGCTCGGTGTGGAGCCGAAGTTCGGCCGCGACATCGCCACCCGCATCCTCGAGGGCTCCTGGGTCTCGCTGGTCGTCGCCTTCGGCGCCACGATCCTGTCCAACACGATCGGCGCGGTCCTCGGCGTGGTGGCCGGCTACTACGGCGGCCGGGTCGACACGATCATCAGCCGGCTGATGGACACCTTCCTGGCGTTCCCTCTCCTGCTGTTCGCGATCGCCATCTCCGCCACTCTGCAGGGCGGCGCCTTCGGCCTGGAGGGCCTGCCGCTGCACATCAGCGTGCTGATCTTCGTCATCGGCTTCTTCAACTGGCCTTATCTGGGCCGTATCGTTCGGGGCCAGACGCTGGCCCTGCGCGAGCGGGAGTTCGTCGACGCCTCCCGGGGGATGGGGGCCAAGGGGCCGTACATCCTCTTCCGGGAGCTGCTGCCGAACCTGGTCGGCCCGATCATCGTGTACTCGACGCTGCTCATCCCGACCAACATCCTCTTCGAGGCGTCCCTGAGCTTCCTCGGCGTCGGCATCCAGCCCCCGCAGGCGTCCTGGGGCGGCATGATCAACCAGGCGGTCGACTACTACCAGGTCGATCCGCAGTTCATGATCGTGCCCGGCCTGGCCATCTTCGTGACCGTCCTTGCGTTCAACCTGCTCGGCGACGGTCTTCGTGACGCACTCGACCCGCGCAGCCG